A genomic region of Catalinimonas niigatensis contains the following coding sequences:
- a CDS encoding acetate kinase — protein MKLLVINTGSSSIKYKLFDMEGKKVLSAGLVERIGEEQGHIKHERFSTEGKAEEKTETLAIKDHRTGLKRVSALLQDEQVGVIHNPDEIQAVGHRVVHGGSRFSEAVVINAEVKEAIQRLIPLAPLHNPPNLEGIAVAEEVFPQAEQVAIFDTAFHQSMPDYAYRYAIPQKYYEEHRIRVYGMHGTSHQFVAHQAASHLGIPMHKLSAITIHLGNGCSMTAIKEGKSIDTSMGLSPLPGLMMGTRSGDIDPAIIFYMGTKLNMSIEEIDQELNKQSGLKGIAGENDMRAIIARVEQGDQAATLALEMYTYRIKKYLGAYLAVIGPLDAIIFTAGVGENSTMIREKSCAGLEHLGIRLNPAKNLQKQKGIQEIQDEESAVKILVVPTDEELSIAEQTYELVRE, from the coding sequence ATGAAATTACTTGTGATCAATACCGGAAGCTCATCCATCAAATATAAACTTTTTGATATGGAAGGAAAAAAAGTGCTAAGCGCCGGATTGGTAGAAAGGATAGGGGAAGAGCAGGGGCACATCAAACATGAACGCTTTTCAACTGAAGGCAAAGCGGAAGAGAAAACGGAAACGTTAGCCATCAAAGATCATAGGACCGGCCTGAAAAGAGTGAGTGCGCTTTTGCAGGATGAGCAGGTGGGAGTAATCCACAATCCCGATGAGATCCAGGCGGTAGGGCACAGAGTGGTGCATGGGGGAAGTAGGTTTAGTGAGGCCGTAGTCATCAATGCCGAAGTCAAAGAAGCGATCCAAAGACTTATTCCATTGGCGCCATTGCATAATCCGCCAAACCTGGAAGGCATAGCCGTAGCCGAAGAGGTATTTCCCCAGGCAGAGCAGGTAGCTATATTTGATACGGCTTTTCATCAGAGCATGCCGGATTATGCTTACCGCTATGCGATCCCTCAGAAATATTATGAGGAGCACCGGATCAGAGTGTACGGTATGCACGGCACCTCACATCAATTTGTAGCACATCAGGCGGCCAGCCATTTGGGAATCCCTATGCATAAGCTTAGTGCAATCACGATACACCTGGGCAATGGCTGTAGTATGACAGCGATCAAAGAGGGTAAAAGCATAGATACCTCTATGGGTTTGAGTCCTTTGCCCGGACTGATGATGGGAACCCGTTCCGGTGATATTGATCCGGCCATCATCTTCTACATGGGCACCAAGCTTAATATGTCTATTGAAGAAATAGACCAGGAACTCAACAAGCAAAGCGGACTTAAAGGTATTGCCGGTGAAAATGACATGAGGGCTATCATTGCCCGGGTGGAGCAGGGAGATCAGGCGGCCACACTTGCACTTGAAATGTATACCTATCGTATCAAAAAATACCTAGGAGCGTATCTGGCAGTGATCGGACCTTTGGATGCGATCATCTTTACTGCGGGAGTAGGAGAAAACAGTACGATGATTAGGGAAAAATCCTGTGCAGGTTTAGAGCATCTGGGTATTCGTCTCAACCCTGCTAAGAATCTGCAAAAGCAAAAGGGCATACAGGAAATACAAGACGAAGAAAGCGCAGTCAAAATACTGGTAGTACCTACTGATGAAGAACTCTCTATAGCAGAACAGACTTATGAATTGGTAAGGGAATAG
- a CDS encoding 2-dehydro-3-deoxygalactonokinase, translating to MQEHFLSCDWGTSSFRIRLIRTSTLEIIQFEEDAQLGFGQQSLTPADYLQQFEQKTKALCAKARLEKLPCAILSGMASSSIGIKNLPYGKLPLPLNDFHLPYERLAGLSTEAYLISGLSTGEDIMRGEEVQVLGAVQKLVEPDQNYLIILPGTHSKHVIIEQNQLLSFKTYMTGELFSLLQTHSILKHSVHKEKIDLQNPKVYEAFMHGIQKSSVSLLHELFTIRARQILQHTDPLANYAFLSGLLIGSELRSIDIAGAGSFIVCADMPMLDLYRFAILKLFPEISLRLVGTREATILGHHKLLQQIQTI from the coding sequence ATGCAGGAACATTTTTTGAGCTGTGATTGGGGCACTTCCTCTTTCAGAATCAGACTGATCCGTACCTCTACTTTAGAGATAATCCAATTCGAAGAGGATGCACAACTGGGCTTTGGACAACAATCTTTGACTCCAGCCGATTACCTTCAGCAGTTTGAGCAAAAAACAAAAGCACTGTGTGCAAAAGCCAGGCTTGAAAAGCTACCATGTGCCATTCTATCGGGTATGGCTTCTTCTTCTATTGGCATCAAGAATCTTCCTTACGGAAAACTGCCTTTGCCCTTGAATGACTTTCATCTTCCTTATGAACGTCTGGCCGGGCTTTCTACTGAAGCCTATTTGATTTCAGGATTGTCTACCGGGGAAGATATCATGCGGGGCGAAGAAGTGCAGGTGCTGGGCGCAGTGCAAAAATTAGTGGAGCCGGATCAGAATTACCTTATCATTTTACCTGGTACTCATTCCAAACATGTCATCATTGAGCAGAATCAACTGCTTTCTTTCAAAACCTATATGACCGGTGAGCTTTTTTCACTGCTACAAACCCACAGCATCCTTAAGCATTCGGTACATAAAGAAAAGATAGACCTACAAAACCCTAAGGTATATGAGGCATTTATGCATGGTATACAAAAATCTTCTGTCTCACTGCTTCATGAGCTGTTTACCATCAGGGCCCGGCAAATTCTTCAACATACTGATCCGCTGGCAAATTATGCTTTTTTGAGTGGGTTGCTTATTGGAAGCGAACTAAGGTCCATAGATATTGCTGGTGCAGGAAGCTTCATTGTGTGTGCCGATATGCCCATGCTGGATTTGTACAGATTTGCTATCCTTAAACTTTTTCCTGAGATAAGCTTACGCTTGGTAGGCACGAGAGAAGCTACGATATTAGGGCATCACAAACTTTTGCAACAAATACAAACCATATGA
- a CDS encoding bifunctional 4-hydroxy-2-oxoglutarate aldolase/2-dehydro-3-deoxy-phosphogluconate aldolase — protein MSKPFSWEQFNDMPIVGILRKLPAHKLEKIVSLYQQCGLTTLEITMNTEGAAEMIQQLNDAYPNLNVGAGTVCNQKDLDVALRAGASFIVTPITDEKLIARCKESNVPVFPGAFTPSEIYKAWSAGAEVVKLFPAGLLGPKYIKDVLAPLDQIKLMPVGGVDLQNFTEFLQAGAVGLGLGSQLFLKEAIENEAWEQLESHFKAFVDKYRAYRGS, from the coding sequence ATGAGTAAGCCTTTCTCCTGGGAACAATTTAATGATATGCCTATCGTAGGCATATTGCGTAAGTTACCCGCCCACAAACTGGAAAAGATCGTCAGTCTTTACCAGCAATGCGGACTGACCACCCTGGAAATCACCATGAATACCGAGGGCGCAGCTGAGATGATACAGCAATTGAACGATGCTTATCCCAATTTGAATGTAGGTGCGGGCACAGTTTGTAATCAAAAGGATCTGGATGTGGCGCTCAGGGCCGGCGCTTCATTTATCGTCACCCCCATTACCGACGAAAAGCTTATTGCCCGATGCAAAGAGTCAAATGTGCCTGTCTTTCCCGGAGCCTTTACCCCTTCTGAAATTTATAAGGCATGGAGTGCCGGTGCCGAAGTAGTTAAGCTCTTCCCTGCCGGGCTTCTGGGGCCCAAATACATTAAAGATGTGCTGGCACCTCTGGACCAGATCAAACTGATGCCGGTGGGAGGTGTAGACTTGCAAAACTTTACGGAATTTCTACAGGCAGGCGCCGTCGGGCTGGGACTGGGAAGCCAGTTATTCCTCAAAGAGGCTATTGAAAATGAAGCGTGGGAGCAGTTAGAAAGTCACTTCAAAGCATTTGTAGATAAGTATCGCGCTTACCGGGGAAGTTAG
- a CDS encoding amidohydrolase family protein: MAKKVKYMKSLISGILLSFSVCLNCFAQSSQTYLIKAGKIYDSENNIFVENQEILIQGDKIVSVGKDLAAHDSTVILDYSNSTITPGLIDAHTHMLTEQKVNGDLVDDVIKQSEETRLLRAVKFAKSYLEAGFTSTRDLGNSGQYLDVELRNAINKDYVVGPRMYVSGPIISSYDGQFGGLPFKEHEKLTKLEYRLVNGTDDARLAVKEHIVQSVDVIKILAFGNSLPLSLEEMKAIVETSHENRIKVTVHADRDWVVHNAIAAGVDGIEHGYNFKDSTFMVMAKKGIYFVPTYGSVEQAIHYYKTANLPYDLEEVKKGFQPTQERLRRAVELGVVIVAGSDAYFDLGITRGDNAKQTLLGYYEAGLKANDVLKTATFNASLALNRENQIGVIKENAFADIAVFEGDLETNFKESLFKVQLVIKEGKIQYENAFVKN; this comes from the coding sequence TTGGCTAAGAAAGTTAAATATATGAAGAGCTTAATTTCAGGAATTCTGTTGTCTTTTAGTGTATGTCTTAATTGCTTTGCTCAAAGTTCTCAAACCTATCTTATAAAAGCAGGAAAAATATATGATTCGGAAAACAACATCTTTGTAGAAAATCAAGAAATTCTTATACAAGGAGATAAGATAGTATCAGTGGGCAAAGATCTTGCAGCTCACGATAGCACGGTCATCCTGGATTATAGTAATTCTACTATCACACCGGGATTGATAGATGCTCATACCCACATGTTAACAGAACAAAAGGTTAATGGGGACTTAGTAGATGATGTGATAAAACAGAGTGAGGAAACCCGACTCTTGCGAGCAGTTAAATTTGCCAAAAGTTATCTTGAGGCCGGTTTTACTAGTACTCGTGATTTAGGAAATTCAGGTCAATATTTAGATGTAGAATTGCGAAATGCAATAAATAAAGATTATGTCGTTGGGCCACGGATGTATGTATCAGGCCCGATTATTAGTTCATATGATGGTCAGTTTGGGGGATTACCATTTAAAGAACACGAAAAACTCACCAAGTTAGAATATCGCCTGGTTAACGGCACTGATGATGCAAGGCTAGCCGTGAAAGAACATATAGTTCAATCTGTAGATGTGATTAAAATTCTTGCATTTGGAAATAGTCTACCGTTAAGTTTAGAAGAAATGAAGGCAATTGTTGAAACTTCACATGAAAACAGGATAAAAGTAACGGTTCATGCGGATAGAGATTGGGTAGTACACAATGCCATTGCAGCAGGAGTTGATGGAATAGAGCACGGTTATAATTTTAAGGATTCTACCTTTATGGTGATGGCAAAAAAAGGTATTTATTTCGTACCTACTTATGGTTCGGTTGAACAGGCTATTCATTATTACAAAACGGCAAATCTGCCTTATGATTTAGAAGAAGTAAAAAAGGGTTTTCAACCAACACAAGAACGATTAAGAAGAGCTGTTGAACTCGGAGTAGTAATTGTGGCAGGTTCAGATGCCTATTTTGATCTTGGAATAACTCGTGGTGATAATGCCAAACAAACACTTTTGGGCTACTACGAAGCAGGTTTGAAAGCAAATGATGTTTTAAAAACAGCTACTTTCAATGCATCTTTAGCACTGAATCGCGAAAACCAAATAGGAGTCATCAAAGAAAATGCATTTGCTGATATTGCTGTTTTTGAAGGAGATCTTGAAACGAATTTCAAAGAAAGTTTATTTAAAGTTCAGTTGGTTATAAAAGAGGGAAAGATTCAATACGAAAATGCCTTTGTGAAAAATTGA
- a CDS encoding nucleotidyltransferase family protein: protein METSQEIESRLKAIKPYLQDEFGVDQIGYFGSFAKGDYHENSDLDVLVSFDRKIGWKFFDLKDYLEAIIGRKVDLVTERSLKKQWKQAILQQVKYI, encoded by the coding sequence ATGGAAACCTCTCAGGAAATAGAAAGCAGGTTAAAAGCCATCAAACCGTACCTGCAGGATGAATTCGGGGTTGACCAGATTGGTTATTTCGGATCATTTGCCAAGGGTGATTATCATGAGAATTCTGATCTGGATGTGCTGGTTTCTTTTGATAGGAAAATCGGGTGGAAGTTTTTTGATCTCAAAGATTACCTTGAAGCTATCATAGGGAGAAAAGTTGATTTGGTGACGGAAAGGTCATTGAAGAAACAATGGAAGCAAGCCATATTACAGCAAGTGAAGTACATATGA
- a CDS encoding HepT-like ribonuclease domain-containing protein encodes MKERGYLAYIEDMIEAIDKIIRYLETVNGLKGFLGNEMVIDAVTRNYEIIGEAANQIPKAIKDKHPEVPWRQMYGLRNFAAHEYHTIDPQILWEIAEDHLLENKIQLEEVLEKERDKER; translated from the coding sequence ATGAAAGAAAGAGGATATCTGGCCTATATTGAGGATATGATTGAAGCCATAGATAAAATCATCCGATACTTAGAGACCGTAAATGGGCTGAAAGGCTTCTTGGGAAACGAAATGGTGATTGATGCTGTAACCAGGAATTATGAAATTATAGGAGAGGCTGCTAACCAGATTCCTAAAGCCATCAAAGACAAACATCCAGAAGTTCCATGGCGCCAGATGTATGGACTGAGGAACTTTGCAGCCCATGAATACCATACCATTGATCCACAGATATTATGGGAAATTGCTGAAGATCATCTGCTAGAGAACAAAATTCAGTTAGAAGAAGTATTGGAAAAAGAAAGGGATAAGGAGAGGTAG
- a CDS encoding sulfatase family protein, whose product MKHYSHLLFAIFSAFTLLLYTHPLLAQRAQPNIILFISDDQSQMDVRCYGNPDIKTPFMDQLASEGMRFTSAYAATPMCAPSRSNMFTGLYPFRNGSQMNHFAVQPGTKMLPDYLKKLGYRVVIAGKIDVYPQPDFEHIGDYFGKYFPVSNRNDPKQVTTQFIRENFKSKAEQPICLIVSTWLPHVPWVKNEIYDPSKLSMPDYLVDTKATRQALAAYYQSISAADQMLGEVMQALDETGQQDNTAFMFFSDQGPQFPSAKWTTYRQGLNIPFIVRWPDQIKKGSVSDALISLTDLTPTLIDLAGGEALTHLDGSSFKEVLLGNQQEHRDYAFAETSVEPHYWYNYTPSRSIITKEGMHYIKNYFPGLRFITHIDKVEQDHFYFDSWVEKAKKDQNAKRLLHRYSYRPPEELYDMNHDKWEMNNLAQQASYARELQDLQQVLGKELLRQGETEAMILQGSLPTFFDRSYQVAQHISVSDQSFDKTKWNPDTLFISAYVEGMDQDGILCDYFGQFHLFTHDRKIGIRLKDGQRYESQPLSETEGHLLLRLSQEGALSLQYNNKEILSTQLKQDYTKIQPGYISCGLIRDKILTEEQANVFGGKIHNLRVSINTMSRKPMPNQ is encoded by the coding sequence ATGAAACATTACTCCCATTTACTGTTTGCCATTTTTAGTGCTTTTACGCTTCTACTATATACGCATCCACTTCTGGCGCAGCGGGCCCAGCCTAATATCATTCTCTTTATCAGTGATGACCAGAGTCAGATGGATGTGAGATGTTATGGAAATCCTGATATAAAAACTCCTTTTATGGATCAGTTAGCCTCAGAAGGTATGCGCTTTACATCAGCCTATGCAGCCACCCCCATGTGTGCTCCTTCCCGAAGTAATATGTTTACCGGGCTCTATCCTTTTAGAAACGGCTCTCAGATGAACCATTTTGCCGTACAACCTGGCACAAAGATGTTGCCTGATTACTTAAAAAAGCTAGGCTATCGGGTAGTGATCGCCGGTAAGATAGATGTCTATCCTCAACCTGACTTTGAACATATCGGCGACTATTTCGGTAAGTATTTTCCGGTAAGCAACAGAAATGATCCGAAGCAGGTAACTACGCAATTTATCAGGGAAAATTTCAAAAGTAAGGCAGAGCAACCCATTTGTCTGATCGTCTCCACCTGGCTACCCCATGTGCCCTGGGTAAAAAACGAAATATATGACCCTTCAAAGTTGAGTATGCCGGACTATCTGGTAGATACCAAGGCTACCCGTCAGGCACTGGCAGCTTATTATCAAAGCATCTCAGCCGCCGACCAGATGTTGGGCGAAGTCATGCAGGCATTGGATGAAACGGGTCAGCAGGATAATACCGCTTTTATGTTTTTCTCCGATCAGGGTCCCCAATTCCCTTCTGCCAAATGGACAACTTACCGGCAGGGGCTCAACATTCCCTTTATTGTACGTTGGCCTGATCAGATCAAAAAAGGCAGTGTAAGCGATGCGCTCATCTCTCTGACCGATCTGACCCCGACACTGATTGATCTGGCAGGAGGAGAGGCGCTAACCCATCTGGATGGTAGTAGTTTCAAAGAAGTATTGCTGGGCAATCAGCAGGAACACCGGGACTATGCTTTTGCCGAAACTTCGGTGGAACCGCACTATTGGTACAATTATACGCCCTCCCGTTCTATCATCACCAAAGAAGGGATGCATTACATCAAAAATTACTTTCCCGGGCTGCGCTTTATTACCCATATTGACAAAGTAGAGCAGGATCATTTTTACTTTGACTCCTGGGTAGAGAAAGCTAAAAAGGATCAGAACGCAAAGCGCTTGCTGCATCGCTATAGCTACCGTCCACCGGAAGAACTCTATGACATGAACCATGACAAATGGGAAATGAATAACCTGGCTCAGCAAGCTTCTTATGCCAGGGAGCTACAAGATTTGCAGCAAGTACTTGGCAAAGAATTACTGCGGCAAGGCGAAACGGAAGCCATGATCCTTCAGGGTAGTCTGCCTACCTTTTTTGATCGTTCGTATCAGGTAGCACAGCATATCAGTGTAAGCGATCAGTCTTTTGATAAAACAAAATGGAATCCCGATACCTTATTTATTTCAGCCTATGTGGAAGGTATGGATCAGGATGGTATCTTATGTGATTACTTCGGGCAGTTTCATCTTTTCACCCATGACCGTAAAATTGGGATCAGGCTCAAAGATGGACAACGTTATGAAAGCCAGCCTCTGTCAGAGACTGAAGGGCATCTGCTGTTGAGGCTAAGTCAGGAAGGAGCATTGAGCCTGCAATACAATAATAAAGAAATCCTCTCTACTCAACTCAAGCAAGACTATACGAAAATTCAGCCCGGATATATTTCCTGCGGACTGATACGGGATAAAATCCTGACGGAAGAGCAGGCGAATGTGTTTGGTGGTAAAATTCATAATCTCAGGGTCAGCATCAATACCATGTCAAGAAAACCAATGCCCAATCAATGA
- the pta gene encoding phosphate acetyltransferase, whose amino-acid sequence MASSIYLATSEAHCGKSLICLGIMEMVLRKTKRVGVYRPIISGKRGERDKNIDLLLRHFNLDISYEETFSFTRKEARDLILDGQYNKLLNQVIENYKSLEKKCDFVLCEGTDFSDESSSFDFDINVDIAKNLGCPVVVLGRGDLDRELEEVISPVRLTYERFAEKECNILGVIINRVRSALAHELLLEIRNTIKDKELLVSVIPENIVLQSPTIREVAEHLHADILYGEDLLEKQTYRYSVAAMQLQNYLPHITENCLVITPGDRGDIILSALQAHQSQNYPPISGILMTTRLLPEDSIKRLLDGLPSLVPILSVESNTYNTVAKLGNLTSYINPDSHSKITISKKLFEKYVDTTALQQKISNVKARGVTPKMFQYNLVQKAKDHKKHIVLPEGNDERILKAAEILLEQDIVNLTILGKPEEVKNLIARHGVRIDTEKVPIIDPATSDYLEGFIDRYVEIRQHKGATRDNARDALVDVSYFGTMMVLEGLADGMVSGAAHTTQHTIRPAFQLIKTKPGVSIVSSVFFMALEDRVLVYGDCAINPSPNAEQLAEIAISSAETSQAFDIEPKVALLSYSSGESGQGEEVEKVRKATKIVKEKRPDLKVEGPIQYDAAVDKEVGSKKMPDSEVAGNATVLIFPDLNTGNNTYKAVQRETGAIAIGPILQGLRKPVNDLSRGCTVTDIVNTVVITAIQAQKMSVPTKEEKGK is encoded by the coding sequence ATGGCAAGTTCAATTTATCTGGCAACTTCGGAAGCACATTGCGGCAAATCTTTAATCTGTCTGGGCATCATGGAAATGGTGCTTCGCAAAACCAAGCGGGTAGGGGTATATCGTCCCATCATTAGTGGAAAGAGAGGTGAAAGAGATAAGAATATTGATTTGCTCCTTCGTCATTTTAATCTCGATATTTCCTACGAAGAAACTTTTTCCTTTACCCGCAAAGAAGCCAGAGACCTCATCCTGGATGGGCAGTACAACAAATTACTGAATCAGGTGATAGAAAATTATAAAAGCCTTGAGAAGAAGTGTGACTTTGTACTCTGCGAAGGAACGGATTTCAGCGATGAAAGCTCTTCTTTTGATTTTGATATCAACGTGGATATTGCAAAAAACCTGGGTTGTCCGGTAGTAGTGTTAGGAAGGGGAGATTTGGATCGTGAACTGGAGGAAGTGATCAGTCCGGTAAGGCTTACCTACGAACGCTTTGCAGAGAAAGAGTGCAATATATTGGGGGTAATTATCAATCGGGTAAGGTCTGCGCTGGCCCATGAATTATTGTTGGAAATACGCAATACCATCAAGGACAAAGAGCTGCTTGTTTCTGTAATTCCTGAAAATATTGTACTCCAGAGTCCTACCATCCGGGAGGTTGCCGAGCACCTCCATGCGGATATCCTCTATGGTGAAGACTTATTGGAAAAACAGACCTACCGTTATTCTGTGGCGGCCATGCAATTGCAGAATTATCTGCCTCATATTACTGAAAATTGTCTGGTCATCACGCCAGGCGATCGTGGGGATATCATTCTGAGTGCTTTGCAGGCCCATCAGTCACAGAACTACCCTCCCATCAGTGGTATTCTGATGACTACACGATTGTTACCTGAAGATTCTATCAAGCGACTTTTGGATGGACTGCCCAGTCTGGTTCCTATTCTTTCGGTAGAATCCAATACCTACAACACTGTGGCTAAATTAGGCAACCTGACTTCCTACATCAATCCGGATAGTCATTCTAAAATTACCATCAGCAAAAAGCTTTTTGAGAAGTATGTAGACACAACAGCGCTTCAGCAAAAGATCAGCAACGTAAAAGCGAGAGGTGTGACACCCAAAATGTTCCAGTACAATCTGGTACAGAAAGCCAAGGATCACAAAAAGCATATCGTACTGCCCGAAGGAAATGATGAGCGCATCTTAAAAGCTGCCGAAATACTGCTGGAGCAGGATATTGTGAACCTGACTATTTTAGGTAAGCCGGAAGAAGTCAAAAATCTGATTGCGCGTCATGGCGTCAGAATAGATACGGAGAAAGTACCCATCATTGATCCCGCCACCTCTGACTATCTGGAAGGTTTCATTGACCGTTATGTAGAGATCAGGCAGCACAAGGGAGCCACAAGAGACAATGCCCGCGATGCGCTGGTGGATGTATCCTACTTTGGTACCATGATGGTGCTGGAAGGATTGGCCGATGGCATGGTTTCCGGTGCAGCCCATACCACCCAGCATACTATTCGCCCTGCTTTCCAACTGATCAAAACCAAGCCGGGTGTATCCATTGTTTCTTCGGTATTCTTTATGGCGCTGGAAGACCGGGTGTTGGTATACGGCGATTGTGCCATCAATCCAAGTCCTAATGCGGAGCAACTGGCAGAGATCGCTATTTCATCTGCAGAAACCAGCCAGGCTTTTGATATAGAACCTAAAGTTGCCTTGCTTTCTTATTCTTCTGGCGAATCCGGTCAGGGAGAAGAAGTAGAGAAGGTACGTAAGGCTACCAAGATTGTCAAAGAAAAACGCCCCGATCTGAAAGTAGAAGGTCCTATTCAGTATGATGCAGCAGTAGACAAGGAAGTAGGCAGCAAAAAGATGCCTGACTCCGAAGTAGCTGGTAATGCAACGGTATTGATCTTCCCTGATCTGAACACCGGAAACAACACCTACAAGGCTGTACAGCGGGAAACCGGTGCTATTGCTATTGGACCAATTCTTCAAGGACTCCGCAAACCCGTCAATGACCTGAGCAGGGGCTGTACCGTCACCGATATTGTCAATACGGTAGTGATTACAGCGATACAGGCGCAGAAGATGAGTGTACCGACCAAAGAAGAGAAGGGTAAATAA
- a CDS encoding putative sensor domain DACNV-containing protein → MTSQSTYQAARAVAAKVENHFAQQISAARARGEQSLAPEPSAQIIERMLDVAFWASLRREEGRPPKISLAFLPPDQGQQQLLFQQRLEFTTTTLTKLAPGVERPGIHLGVWYEGDVLYVWGTTFVVPNFCFVLDVSEPGLLVVKYRRRHGFGKFVNVAVLIGDQVKVVDDQNTSLSNCPELITSLLGLHPSSLSDELHENDSVNVLIQLAVSMRNHQQGGALLVVPSNSQIWRDSIIHPIKYAVTPAFTGLADLMRERVSKSNQDQWQSALRSKIESMAGLTAIDGATVINDQYELLAFGAKIKQRPDNPTVERILMTEPVIDWKATIIHPAQSGGTRHLSAAQFIHDQPDALALVASQDGRFTVFSWSHQEEIVQSHRIESLLL, encoded by the coding sequence ATGACAAGTCAATCAACCTACCAGGCAGCCCGAGCGGTAGCAGCAAAAGTAGAAAACCATTTTGCTCAACAAATTAGCGCAGCCCGTGCACGAGGAGAACAAAGCCTGGCCCCTGAACCTTCTGCTCAAATCATTGAGCGCATGCTTGATGTTGCTTTCTGGGCTAGTCTACGGAGGGAAGAAGGGCGTCCCCCTAAAATTTCTCTCGCTTTTCTACCCCCTGATCAGGGACAGCAGCAGCTCTTATTTCAGCAAAGACTGGAGTTCACCACCACTACCCTTACCAAATTAGCGCCAGGTGTAGAACGTCCGGGCATTCATCTTGGCGTCTGGTATGAGGGAGATGTACTCTATGTGTGGGGAACCACATTTGTTGTGCCGAATTTCTGTTTTGTGTTAGATGTATCAGAACCTGGTTTGCTGGTGGTAAAATATCGGCGCAGGCATGGATTTGGAAAGTTTGTGAATGTAGCCGTACTGATCGGAGACCAGGTAAAGGTTGTGGATGATCAAAATACTAGCCTGTCCAACTGCCCGGAACTGATCACTTCCTTGTTGGGACTTCATCCTTCCAGTTTGAGCGATGAGCTACACGAAAATGACTCAGTAAATGTGCTTATTCAACTGGCAGTATCCATGCGAAACCATCAACAGGGAGGTGCTTTGCTGGTGGTTCCCTCAAACAGTCAGATATGGCGTGATTCTATCATTCATCCCATCAAATATGCGGTTACCCCAGCCTTCACAGGCTTGGCAGATCTCATGCGTGAACGGGTTAGCAAGTCAAACCAGGATCAGTGGCAGAGTGCATTGCGTAGTAAAATAGAGAGTATGGCAGGTCTCACTGCCATTGATGGTGCAACGGTGATCAATGACCAGTATGAACTTCTTGCATTTGGTGCAAAGATTAAACAACGACCGGACAATCCCACTGTAGAAAGAATATTGATGACAGAACCCGTTATTGATTGGAAGGCAACCATCATTCACCCTGCGCAGAGCGGAGGTACCCGTCATTTATCCGCAGCGCAGTTTATACACGATCAGCCAGATGCTCTGGCCCTGGTAGCCTCACAGGATGGGCGCTTTACAGTTTTTAGCTGGTCGCATCAGGAAGAGATTGTCCAATCACATCGTATTGAGAGTTTATTGCTGTAA